A window of the Paenibacillus sp. genome harbors these coding sequences:
- the rhaB gene encoding rhamnulokinase, with the protein MSVLAFDLGASSGRAVAGRLENGRLVVEEIHRFPNDPVQVGNRLYWDILRLYHEIKQGVIKARQAGIDVRSIGIDSWAVDFGLIGANGELIANPYHYRDHHTDGMMDEVFAKLGKANIYAKTGLQFLQFNTMYQLAALVKADNPALAAADKLLMIPDLLRYFLTGIMKGEYTNASTTQLLGAESRAWDAELVAGVGVKPSLLPDVVQPGSLVGPLTPRVQEELIVGPIPVVAVAEHDTASAVVAVPALDADFAYLSCGTWSLLGTELDHPVLTEQALAWNFTNEGGYGGTYRLLKNIMGLWLVQECKRTWDKEGKNHSFAELVKLAEAAAPHAAYIDPDDDQFLAPSDMPAQIRAYCRATGQPVPETEGAVIRCVLESLALKYRWVLERTERLAGKTFGGLHIVGGGIQNELLCRMTANAIRRPVWAGPAEGSAIGNVLVQLIAAGDIPDLAAGRRIVRDSFGVAEYAPEDLDAWAAAYERFVRVTKLEA; encoded by the coding sequence ATGAGCGTATTGGCTTTCGACCTTGGGGCGAGCAGCGGCCGGGCGGTCGCCGGGCGCCTCGAGAACGGACGTTTGGTCGTCGAAGAAATTCACCGGTTTCCGAACGACCCGGTACAGGTGGGGAACCGCCTGTACTGGGACATTCTCCGGTTGTATCATGAAATTAAGCAGGGCGTTATCAAGGCGCGGCAGGCGGGCATCGACGTGCGCAGCATCGGCATCGACTCGTGGGCCGTCGACTTCGGCCTGATCGGCGCGAACGGGGAGCTCATCGCGAACCCGTACCATTACCGCGACCATCATACCGACGGCATGATGGACGAAGTGTTCGCGAAGCTCGGCAAGGCGAACATTTACGCGAAGACGGGGCTGCAGTTCCTGCAGTTCAACACGATGTATCAGCTCGCGGCGCTCGTCAAGGCAGACAATCCCGCTTTGGCGGCGGCCGACAAGCTGCTGATGATTCCGGATTTGCTGCGGTATTTCCTTACGGGGATCATGAAAGGCGAATATACGAATGCCTCGACGACCCAGCTGCTCGGCGCGGAGAGCCGCGCTTGGGACGCGGAGCTCGTGGCCGGCGTCGGCGTGAAGCCGTCGCTGCTGCCCGACGTCGTGCAGCCGGGCAGCTTGGTCGGTCCGCTGACGCCGCGCGTGCAGGAGGAGCTGATCGTCGGGCCGATTCCGGTCGTCGCCGTCGCGGAGCACGACACCGCGTCCGCGGTCGTCGCCGTGCCGGCGCTCGATGCCGACTTCGCGTACCTTAGCTGCGGCACGTGGTCGCTGCTCGGCACCGAGCTCGATCATCCGGTGCTGACGGAGCAAGCGCTCGCGTGGAACTTCACGAACGAGGGCGGCTACGGCGGCACGTACCGTTTGCTGAAAAACATTATGGGCCTGTGGCTCGTCCAAGAGTGCAAGCGCACTTGGGATAAAGAAGGGAAAAACCATTCGTTCGCCGAGCTCGTGAAGCTGGCGGAAGCGGCGGCGCCGCACGCGGCGTACATCGATCCGGACGACGACCAGTTCCTCGCGCCGAGCGACATGCCCGCGCAAATTCGCGCGTACTGCCGCGCGACGGGGCAGCCGGTGCCGGAGACGGAAGGCGCGGTCATCCGCTGCGTGCTGGAGAGCCTCGCGCTGAAATACCGCTGGGTGCTCGAGCGGACGGAGCGGCTCGCGGGCAAGACGTTCGGCGGCCTGCACATCGTCGGCGGCGGCATTCAGAACGAGCTGCTGTGCCGCATGACGGCGAACGCGATTCGCCGCCCGGTGTGGGCCGGCCCTGCGGAAGGCAGCGCGATCGGCAACGTGCTCGTGCAGCTGATCGCCGCGGGCGACATTCCGGATTTGGCGGCGGGCCGTAGAATCGTGCGCGACTCGTTCGGCGTGGCGGAGTATGCGCCGGAGGACTTGGATGCGTGGGCGGCCGCGTACGAGCGGTTCGTGCGCGTGACGAAGCTGGAAGCGTAG
- a CDS encoding DeoR/GlpR family DNA-binding transcription regulator, whose amino-acid sequence MLVAERLQRIVELVNERKSIRVTELSELFAVTEETIRRDLDKLESEGKLARTHGGAISLAESDTEVPYYEREVVRKEEKRRIAEEAVKLIRPKDRILLDASSTAWYMAKLIPDIPLTVLTNSIKVAIELAGKEKVEVISTGGIVSPGSLSYVGPLAERSLESYHVDRLFLSCKGARLDRGLSESNELQALVKRRMIEAADEVVLLADYSKFGVQAFTHVAGWDRVARVVTDEKTGQGDVARLREMGIDVVQLKG is encoded by the coding sequence ATGCTGGTGGCGGAGCGATTGCAGCGCATCGTCGAGCTTGTGAACGAGCGGAAGAGCATCCGCGTGACCGAGCTGAGCGAATTGTTCGCCGTGACGGAAGAGACGATTCGCCGCGATCTGGATAAGCTGGAGTCGGAGGGGAAACTTGCCCGGACGCACGGCGGCGCGATCAGCTTGGCGGAATCCGATACGGAAGTGCCTTATTACGAGCGGGAGGTCGTTCGCAAGGAGGAGAAGCGGCGCATCGCGGAGGAAGCGGTCAAGCTGATCCGCCCGAAGGACCGCATTCTGCTCGACGCGAGCTCCACCGCTTGGTACATGGCGAAACTCATTCCCGACATACCGCTCACGGTGCTGACGAATTCGATCAAAGTAGCGATCGAGCTGGCCGGCAAGGAGAAGGTCGAGGTCATCTCGACCGGCGGCATCGTGTCGCCGGGGTCGCTCTCCTACGTCGGTCCGCTCGCGGAGCGCTCGCTGGAGTCGTACCACGTCGACCGGCTGTTCCTCTCCTGCAAGGGAGCGCGTCTCGACCGCGGACTGAGCGAGTCGAACGAACTGCAGGCGCTTGTCAAGCGGCGTATGATCGAGGCGGCCGACGAAGTCGTGCTGCTCGCCGACTACTCCAAGTTCGGCGTGCAGGCGTTCACGCATGTCGCCGGCTGGGACCGCGTCGCGCGCGTCGTGACGGACGAGAAAACCGGCCAAGGCGACGTGGCGCGGCTGCGGGAGATGGGCATCGACGTCGTGCAGTTAAAGGGTTAG
- a CDS encoding DUF2254 family protein has product MMCTPYLSFVTTPPFFCVLPSHNPSSACLRPPVPRHDVYLLPFFCHHPSLLLRTSFPSSSSSAYAPAPGTPIPLLEGGPTRRAKQKGLPLPKDVDASVAVLFALICLLFFVYFIHQVSKFIRVNTLIQIVSEKAVTLIHAFKTVGTLGESELTSSTPAAECLTIYSEKEGYLNFVDFLALERAIKRKGYKELKILLIPKVGQYIRKRAPLMEIRGHSTLSEEFQKKLANAVKVSPVRSNEQDIAFVMEKIIETGLRAISPGINDPNTAIYCIRALGILLAKLGSWKGSCWIVRGKGYILEIPYFTFEDFLYKTFYQLRLYGAHDVSVMHALLESLTHLAEELQEGRETVQKIGNYVYSNIDPRIMHDLDRNLIVHAKQRLDHICQTS; this is encoded by the coding sequence ATGATGTGTACCCCCTACCTTTCTTTTGTCACCACCCCTCCCTTCTTTTGCGTACTCCCTTCCCATAACCCGTCTTCAGCGTGCCTGCGCCCGCCTGTGCCCCGCCATGATGTGTACCTCCTACCTTTCTTTTGTCACCACCCCTCCCTTCTTTTGCGTACCTCCTTCCCATCATCATCCTCCAGCGCATACGCACCCGCCCCCGGGACGCCGATCCCCCTTCTGGAGGGAGGACCAACCAGGCGGGCAAAACAAAAAGGCCTGCCGCTTCCGAAAGACGTCGATGCTTCGGTCGCTGTCTTGTTCGCATTGATCTGCCTGCTGTTTTTCGTTTATTTTATTCACCAGGTGTCTAAGTTCATTAGGGTTAATACTTTGATTCAAATTGTTTCGGAAAAAGCCGTTACATTGATTCATGCGTTTAAAACCGTCGGTACCCTCGGGGAATCCGAACTCACTTCCTCGACGCCAGCGGCTGAATGTTTGACTATATATTCGGAGAAGGAGGGATATCTGAACTTTGTGGATTTCTTGGCGTTGGAGAGAGCAATAAAAAGAAAAGGCTATAAAGAGTTAAAGATTCTCCTTATTCCCAAGGTTGGCCAATACATACGAAAAAGAGCGCCCTTAATGGAAATTCGCGGGCACTCTACTTTATCCGAGGAATTTCAAAAAAAATTAGCGAACGCAGTGAAGGTTTCTCCAGTAAGGTCAAACGAGCAAGACATCGCCTTCGTTATGGAAAAAATAATAGAAACGGGTTTGCGGGCGATTTCTCCCGGGATTAATGACCCTAATACGGCGATCTACTGCATTAGAGCTCTTGGGATTTTGCTTGCCAAGCTTGGGTCATGGAAGGGCAGCTGCTGGATTGTGAGAGGGAAGGGATACATTCTCGAAATTCCTTACTTTACGTTCGAGGACTTCTTATATAAGACCTTTTACCAACTCAGACTGTATGGGGCGCATGATGTGTCCGTTATGCATGCTCTGTTGGAGTCGCTGACTCATCTCGCGGAAGAACTTCAAGAAGGAAGAGAGACGGTACAGAAAATCGGAAACTATGTGTATTCGAACATCGACCCAAGGATCATGCATGATCTGGATAGAAATTTGATTGTGCACGCAAAACAACGATTGGACCACATTTGCCAAACATCATAA
- a CDS encoding putative bifunctional diguanylate cyclase/phosphodiesterase, which produces MNTQNSGDFTSYLAGKYRSLRNELRHYPGALFSYVEKDGRHVYTRADGGMIHDANLRPEDIIGKDAAFLEALPYNRERFASAWAGARTEYEAEVEGRWVWTSLRPIERGGAVVEVVGYAADVTKRKTVERELAVSETKYRIIAENATDLIKIFGGDGTIVYASPSHLTVLGYAPEEVEGTNGLTFAHPDYVGVIIDTIRKLNEERRSITVQLRFVHKNGSAVWLESKLTPVIERGTVVSIIAVSRDITERVRLEERMRAMAYEDPITGLGNRRRFEERLPTLLSEQIGRRTALYFFDMDRFKIVNDSLGHDVGDLLLKQVANRIKAMFDGTEHLGFRMGGDEFAVAALGIADRDDAAARAAAIMNAFRVPFTIGGMEINVTTSIGVAVYPDDAQDLQTLVRAADQAMYCAKEQGKNTYVFYKNRVAEDRRTGLQAENELRKALRARELYLEYQPRIDMRTGRLVGVEALLRWRHPEKGVVPPSDFIPLAEESGLIVPIGEWVLKEACAQNRRWQTDGFPPIVVSVNLSPKQFASAGLVETVEQALRSSGLEAKWLELEITESMMMKNVEAGVRLLGELKALGASVSLDDFGTGYSSLSLLKNFPLDSIKIDRSFIQDIPFGIRDAAISSSIIAMGKHLGLKVVAEGVETGEQLRFLLGAGCHEYQGFLYSKPVPAARIDAMLGEAPGRQWN; this is translated from the coding sequence ATGAACACGCAAAATTCCGGGGACTTTACTTCGTACCTGGCCGGCAAATATAGATCGCTGCGCAATGAGCTCCGCCATTACCCTGGCGCGTTGTTCTCCTACGTGGAAAAAGACGGACGTCACGTGTATACGCGGGCCGACGGCGGCATGATCCACGATGCGAACCTGCGTCCGGAAGATATTATAGGAAAAGACGCCGCATTTTTGGAAGCGTTACCATATAATCGGGAGCGATTCGCTTCGGCCTGGGCGGGGGCGAGGACGGAGTACGAAGCCGAAGTCGAGGGACGCTGGGTCTGGACGTCGCTGCGGCCGATCGAGCGGGGCGGCGCCGTCGTCGAAGTCGTCGGGTACGCGGCCGACGTGACGAAGCGGAAAACGGTGGAGCGGGAGCTCGCCGTCAGCGAAACGAAATACCGTATCATCGCGGAGAACGCGACGGACCTGATTAAAATTTTCGGAGGCGATGGGACGATCGTTTACGCCTCCCCTTCGCATCTGACGGTCTTGGGCTATGCTCCCGAAGAGGTGGAGGGCACGAACGGATTGACATTCGCTCACCCCGACTACGTGGGTGTCATCATCGATACGATCCGCAAGCTGAACGAAGAGCGCCGGTCGATTACCGTGCAGCTTCGTTTCGTGCACAAGAACGGCTCCGCCGTTTGGCTGGAGAGCAAACTGACGCCGGTGATCGAACGGGGAACGGTCGTGTCCATCATCGCCGTTTCGCGGGATATCACCGAACGGGTGCGCTTGGAAGAGCGGATGCGGGCGATGGCGTACGAGGATCCGATTACGGGTCTCGGCAATCGCCGCCGCTTCGAGGAGCGGCTCCCGACGCTGCTGAGCGAACAGATAGGCCGGCGGACGGCGCTGTACTTTTTCGACATGGACCGATTCAAAATCGTGAACGATTCGCTCGGTCACGACGTCGGCGACTTGCTGCTGAAGCAAGTGGCGAATCGAATCAAAGCGATGTTCGACGGGACGGAACATCTCGGGTTCCGCATGGGCGGCGACGAATTCGCCGTCGCCGCGCTCGGCATCGCGGATCGAGATGATGCCGCCGCCCGCGCCGCGGCGATCATGAACGCGTTCCGGGTTCCGTTCACGATCGGCGGCATGGAAATCAACGTCACGACGAGCATCGGGGTAGCGGTATATCCAGACGACGCGCAGGATCTGCAAACGCTCGTAAGAGCGGCCGACCAAGCGATGTACTGCGCGAAGGAGCAGGGGAAGAACACGTACGTCTTCTACAAGAATCGCGTCGCCGAGGACCGGAGGACGGGGCTGCAGGCGGAGAACGAGCTCCGGAAGGCGCTTAGAGCGCGGGAGCTGTATTTGGAATATCAACCGCGCATCGACATGCGCACCGGCCGTCTCGTCGGCGTCGAAGCGCTCCTCCGCTGGCGCCATCCGGAGAAAGGCGTCGTGCCGCCGTCCGATTTCATTCCGCTGGCGGAGGAGAGCGGCCTGATCGTGCCGATCGGGGAATGGGTGCTGAAGGAGGCGTGCGCGCAAAACCGGCGCTGGCAAACGGACGGCTTCCCGCCGATCGTCGTCTCCGTCAACTTGTCTCCGAAGCAATTCGCGTCCGCGGGGCTCGTCGAGACGGTCGAACAGGCGCTGCGCAGCTCCGGGCTGGAAGCGAAGTGGCTGGAGCTGGAAATTACGGAGAGCATGATGATGAAGAACGTCGAGGCGGGCGTCCGGCTGCTCGGCGAGCTGAAAGCGCTCGGGGCGAGCGTGTCGCTCGACGATTTCGGCACGGGGTATTCTTCGCTGAGCCTGCTGAAAAATTTCCCGCTCGATTCGATCAAAATCGATCGCAGCTTTATTCAAGACATTCCGTTCGGCATTCGGGACGCGGCGATTTCTTCGTCGATCATCGCGATGGGGAAGCATCTCGGGCTGAAGGTCGTCGCCGAAGGAGTCGAAACCGGCGAGCAGCTGCGGTTTCTGCTTGGCGCGGGCTGCCACGAATATCAAGGCTTCTTGTACAGCAAACCGGTCCCGGCGGCGCGCATTGACGCGATGCTCGGAGAAGCGCCGGGAAGACAATGGAACTAG
- a CDS encoding (Fe-S)-binding protein, which yields MKVSLFITCLSDAVYPRVGEAMVRLLARYGVAVEFPKTQTCCGQPAFNSGYWDEARASAKTLLESFDDSDFVISPSGSCTGMIHHYYPKLFENDPVMLEKAKALVAKTYEFTQFLVQVLGVEDVGATFPHKVTYHPSCHGSRLLGIKAEPSKLMENVRGMEIVPLPYAEDCCGFGGTFAVKMCDISGAMVSEKTDHVLETEAEVLVGLDMGCLMNIAGNLRYRGKPVRVMHLAELLYEGVSAVEQR from the coding sequence ATGAAAGTGTCTTTATTCATCACCTGTTTAAGCGATGCGGTATACCCGCGCGTCGGCGAAGCGATGGTCCGGCTGCTCGCGCGGTACGGCGTCGCCGTCGAATTCCCGAAAACGCAAACGTGCTGCGGTCAGCCGGCGTTCAACAGCGGCTACTGGGACGAAGCGCGCGCTTCGGCGAAAACGCTTTTAGAGTCGTTCGACGACAGCGATTTCGTCATTTCGCCGTCGGGCTCGTGCACCGGCATGATTCACCACTACTATCCGAAGTTGTTCGAGAACGATCCGGTCATGCTGGAGAAGGCGAAGGCGCTCGTCGCGAAAACGTACGAATTCACGCAGTTCCTCGTGCAGGTGCTCGGGGTCGAAGACGTCGGCGCGACGTTCCCGCACAAGGTGACGTACCACCCGTCTTGCCACGGCAGCCGGCTGCTCGGCATTAAAGCGGAGCCGAGCAAGCTGATGGAGAACGTGCGGGGCATGGAAATCGTGCCGTTGCCATACGCGGAAGACTGCTGCGGCTTCGGCGGCACGTTCGCGGTCAAAATGTGCGACATCTCCGGCGCGATGGTGTCCGAGAAGACGGATCACGTGCTCGAAACCGAAGCCGAAGTGCTCGTCGGCCTCGACATGGGGTGCCTCATGAACATCGCCGGCAACCTGCGTTACCGCGGCAAGCCGGTCCGGGTTATGCATTTGGCGGAGCTACTTTACGAGGGGGTGTCGGCCGTTGAGCAGCGTTAA